In a single window of the Ooceraea biroi isolate clonal line C1 chromosome 8, Obir_v5.4, whole genome shotgun sequence genome:
- the LOC109610672 gene encoding uncharacterized protein LOC109610672 produces MELERLERMIFYTRPRDDFEIRGKSRIQAQEVAIKDELARLEDAFVKLQNATGVSRSEEVLGRFLSQQSTKDSLQKMRAATEQEKMVLEKKRQELTAEIETRKFSETKSAEQNAEAMTKFNAQIDEQRSRKETAEAASRRIRELLDEVTSTLYTLYEKFQHVTDTPLLEDVQKNDTLTIIELLNDRVKHVLEVSSVPDKYLEVTDEASSDKVSSDKVETVSTVTSAEGRAIRTNGSGPLFPQFPFSGTLAPPPSEDEEEVPSRNVLKRQAQLLVDTKSRRKGIALRR; encoded by the exons ATGGAACTGGAACGGCTGGAGCGCATGATATTCTACACTCGTCCGCGGGACGATTTCGAAATACGTGGCAAGAGCCGTATACAAGCTCAAGAGGTTGCCATCAAAGACGAGCTGGCGCGACTGGAGGACGCGTTCGTCAAGCTGCAGAACGCCACCGGAGTGTCCAGGTCGGAGGAGGTTCTAGGTCGCTTTCTGAGTCAGCAATCGACCAAGGACAGTCTGCAGAAGATGCGAGCGGCCACGGAGCAAGAGAAGATGGTGCTGGAGAAAAAGCGACAGGAACTCACCGCCGAAATCGAGACGAGAAAGTTCTCAGAGACGAAGAGCGCCGAGCA GAACGCCGAGGCGATGACGAAGTTTAACGCACAGATCGACGAACAACGGTCTCGCAAGGAGACGGCCGAGGCTGCGAGTCGACGAATACGTGAGCTTCTGGACGAAGTAACCAGTACGTTGTATACATTGTACGAGAAGTTTCAG CATGTTACAGATACTCCCTTGCTCGAGGATGTCCAAAAGAATGATACCTTAAcgattatcgaattattaaaCGACAGAGTTAAACATGTACTGGAGGTTTCGAGCGTACCTGACAAATATCTCGAAGTGACGGATGAAGCATCATCAGATAAAGTATCATCAGATAAA GTGGAAACAGTATCGACCGTTACTTCGGCAGAAGGTAGAGCAATACGTACAAATGGCAGCGGGCCATTGTTCCCGCAGTTTCCATTTAGTGGGACCCTCGCTCCTCCGCCATCCGAAGACGAGGAAGAAGTGCCGTCCCGAAACGTGCTAAAGAGACAAGCACAATTGCTTGTCGACACTAAGAGCCGACGCAAAGGAATCGCTCTCAGAAGATAG
- the LOC105275057 gene encoding ribosomal RNA small subunit methyltransferase NEP1, protein MSHKRKKRGEDDYEYDPAPKHLQVGHIRNQEKRLIVILENAQLESVKNGSAFELLNCDDHVGILKKNNRFPGTCRPDITHQCLLMLMDSPLNRAGLLQVYVHTNQNVLIEINPQTRIPRTFKRFAGLMVQLLHKYNIRASDGPMKLLKVIKNPISDHLPVGCRKILMSFNANKVQNPKELVPAEEPIAIVVGAMAHGQVKVNYTEDTISISNYPLSGAITCSKLCTAFEEVWEIV, encoded by the exons atgagTCATAAAAGGAAGAAACGCGGCGAAGATGATTATGAATACGATCCAGCTCCTAAGCATCTGCAGGTGGGACACATCAGAAATCAAGAAAAGCGCCTCATCGTTATACTGGAGAATGCTCAATTGGAATCTGTgaag AATGGGAGCGCTTTCGAGCTATTGAACTGTGACGACCATGTAGGCATCCTGAAAAAGAATAATCGTTTTCCCGGTACCTGCAGGCCAGATATCACTCACCAATGTTTGTTAATGTTAATGGACAGTCCACTAAACAGAGCTGGCTTGCTGCAAGTCTACGTTCACACAAACCAGAATGTTCTGATCGAGATTAACCCACAGACCAGGATACCGAGGACATTTAAACGCTTCGCTGGATTGATGG TGCAATTGTTACACAAGTACAATATTAGGGCGTCCGATGGACCGATGAAGCTTCTCAAAGTGATCAAGAATCCCATATCGGATCACTTGCCAGTCGGCTGCCGTAAGATTCTGATGTCATTTAATGCGAATAAAGTGCAGAACCCCAAAGAGCTCGTTCCTGCTGAAGAACCGATCGCGATCGTAGTTGGAGCAATGGCACATGGCCAg gtCAAAGTGAATTACACGGAAGATACGATCTCGATCAGCAACTATCCTCTTTCCGGTGCCATCACGTGCAGCAAGTTGTGCACGGCATTCGAGGAAGTTTGGGAAATagtttaa